In a single window of the Gossypium hirsutum isolate 1008001.06 chromosome D02, Gossypium_hirsutum_v2.1, whole genome shotgun sequence genome:
- the LOC107908344 gene encoding uncharacterized protein → MFRPFICATFNPHQDDDGPRKPRNNKARKTDDKNPYSDRGLDKFSALLSELEQKKQKIYSQTGSQDVKLVRFKYKNSTDFVPIVVKLKDNKKEEEKKKGIDNTTTKEMNLDAQVIDKHPIHEGKEVMNKVPPGLQPVTDQKKKKQSFSWNIEFHKWRRPCYYLPTFLVLILLLLVLFERSVSILITCIGWYMVPIIQGKSYNKKKGYVRKLSDNKTGAVGDKSSQV, encoded by the coding sequence ATGTTTCGCCCTTTCATCTGTGCCACTTTCAATCCTCACCAAGATGACGATGGTCCAAGAAAACCCAGAAACAACAAAGCTCGAAAAACGGATGACAAGAACCCTTATTCGGATCGCGGCCTCGACAAGTTTTCTGCACTTTTATCTGAGCTCGAGCAGAAGAAACAAAAGATTTACTCGCAAACGGGCTCACAAGATGTAAAGTTGGTTCGTTTTAAGTACAAGAACTCGACGGATTTCGTCCCCATCGTGGTAAAGCTCAAGGAcaacaagaaagaagaagagaaaaagaaaggtaTTGATAATACCACCACCAAAGAGATGAATCTTGATGCACAAGTCATAGATAAACACCCAATCCATGAAGGGAAAGAAGTAATGAACAAGGTACCACCAGGACTACAACCTGTTACTGAtcagaagaagaaaaaacaaagctTTTCATGGAATATTGAGTTCCATAAATGGAGACGGCCTTGTTACTATTTGCCAACATTTCTGGTCTTGATTTTGTTGCTTTTGGTGTTGTTTGAAAGATCGGTTTCGATACTAATTACTTGTATTGGATGGTATATGGTACCTATAATACAAGGAAAGAGTTACAATAAGAAGAAGGGTTATGTTAGAAAATTGAGTGACAACAAAACCGGAGCTGTAGGAGACAAGTCATCCCAGGTCTGA